A single region of the Plantactinospora soyae genome encodes:
- a CDS encoding Ppx/GppA phosphatase family protein, translating to MTTETVPKRVAAIDCGTNSIRLLVADLPEASAGPQAELVDVVRRMEIVRLGQGIDRTGRLAPEAIERTRLALVGYATEIESLGVTKVRMCATSASRDASNADEFRAMVLDTLGVAPEVVTGDEEARLSFTGAVRGLDADVREPYLVVDIGGGSTEFVVGRRPATGGTALVDAAVSVDIGCVRMTERHLSGDPPTPEQVAAAEADITAVVDWALSAVPGREAATLIGLAGSVTTVAGIALGLPEYRPEQIHHARVSYADVVKVTTDLLARSAAERLTIPVMHPGRADVIGAGALVLQVIMRQAGMSSVIASEHDILDGIAYSLLPA from the coding sequence GTGACGACGGAAACGGTTCCCAAGCGGGTCGCCGCGATCGACTGCGGCACGAACTCGATCCGGCTGCTCGTGGCGGACCTGCCCGAGGCGTCCGCCGGGCCGCAGGCGGAACTGGTCGACGTGGTCCGGCGGATGGAGATCGTCCGGCTCGGCCAGGGCATCGACCGGACCGGCCGGCTGGCGCCGGAGGCGATCGAACGTACCCGGCTGGCACTGGTCGGGTACGCGACCGAGATCGAGTCGCTGGGCGTGACGAAGGTCCGGATGTGCGCCACCTCCGCCTCCCGGGACGCGTCGAACGCCGACGAGTTCCGGGCGATGGTGCTCGACACGCTCGGCGTCGCGCCCGAGGTGGTGACCGGCGACGAGGAGGCCCGGCTCTCCTTCACCGGGGCGGTACGCGGGCTGGACGCCGACGTCCGGGAGCCGTACCTGGTCGTCGACATCGGTGGCGGGTCGACCGAGTTCGTCGTCGGCCGCCGCCCGGCCACCGGAGGTACGGCGCTGGTTGACGCGGCGGTGTCGGTGGACATCGGCTGTGTCCGGATGACCGAGCGGCACCTGTCCGGCGACCCGCCGACGCCCGAGCAGGTCGCGGCGGCCGAGGCCGACATCACGGCGGTGGTGGACTGGGCACTGTCGGCGGTGCCGGGACGGGAGGCGGCCACCCTGATCGGGCTGGCCGGATCGGTCACCACGGTCGCCGGGATCGCCCTGGGCCTGCCGGAGTACCGGCCCGAGCAGATCCATCACGCCCGGGTGTCGTACGCCGATGTGGTGAAGGTGACCACGGACCTGCTGGCCCGGTCGGCGGCCGAGCGACTGACCATCCCGGTGATGCACCCCGGCCGCGCCGACGTGATCGGCGCGGGGGCCCTGGTGCTCCAGGTCATCATGCGGCAGGCCGGGATGTCCTCGGTGATCGCCAGCGAGCACGACATCCTCGACGGGATCGCCTACAGCCTGCTGCCGGCCTAA
- a CDS encoding DUF501 domain-containing protein — protein sequence MSRPDAVDVPGTGAAADAVPAPVREPATTGDLAAVAAQLGRTPRGTRAVAHRCPCGLPDVVETTPRLADGTPFPTLFYLTCPRAVAGCSRLESAGVMREMAERLAADPELAERYLAAHQDYLARRNAIGQVPEIDGISAGGMPGRVKCLHVHLGHALAAGPGVNPFGDEVLELLEPWWAAGPCVEPAE from the coding sequence GTGAGCCGACCCGACGCGGTCGACGTACCCGGGACGGGGGCGGCGGCCGACGCGGTGCCGGCACCGGTGCGGGAGCCGGCCACCACCGGTGACCTGGCCGCGGTGGCCGCCCAGCTCGGGCGTACCCCGCGTGGCACCCGGGCGGTGGCCCACCGGTGCCCGTGCGGGTTGCCGGACGTGGTGGAGACCACCCCCCGGCTCGCCGACGGTACGCCCTTCCCGACGCTGTTCTACCTGACCTGTCCCCGGGCGGTCGCCGGATGCAGCCGGCTGGAGTCCGCCGGGGTGATGCGGGAGATGGCCGAACGGCTGGCCGCCGACCCGGAACTGGCCGAGCGCTACCTGGCCGCGCACCAGGACTACCTGGCCCGGCGGAACGCGATCGGGCAGGTGCCGGAGATCGACGGGATCTCCGCCGGTGGCATGCCGGGCCGGGTGAAGTGCCTGCACGTGCACCTCGGGCACGCGCTGGCCGCCGGTCCCGGGGTCAACCCCTTCGGTGACGAGGTGCTCGAACTGCTCGAACCCTGGTGGGCCGCCGGCCCCTGCGTGGAACCGGCCGAATGA
- a CDS encoding PadR family transcriptional regulator, which translates to MDTTQLLKGVLDLAVLAVLKDEDGYGYDIMRRLRAAGLEEIGDASVYGTLRRLFQGGLLTTYVVPSESGPHRKYYALNAAGRDQLVRSGKVWRSFADTMEKLLDEGVAA; encoded by the coding sequence GTGGACACCACCCAGTTGCTCAAAGGTGTGCTGGACCTCGCGGTCCTCGCCGTGTTGAAGGACGAGGACGGCTACGGCTACGACATCATGCGCCGCCTGCGCGCCGCCGGCCTCGAGGAGATCGGTGACGCCTCGGTCTACGGCACCCTGCGCCGGCTCTTCCAGGGCGGCCTGCTGACCACGTACGTCGTACCCAGCGAATCGGGGCCGCACCGCAAGTACTACGCGCTGAACGCGGCCGGACGTGACCAGCTCGTCCGGTCGGGCAAGGTGTGGCGCTCGTTCGCCGACACGATGGAGAAGCTGCTCGACGAGGGAGTGGCGGCATGA
- a CDS encoding AfsR/SARP family transcriptional regulator — MFQVSLLGPLEIIADGMPLLLGPPKQQVVLAMLAMRPGRLVGVDELIDELWPQRPPTSAVANTRGYAANLRRMFDRVEAGRGLLVRRGSGYELRLPSEAVDLIGFVAECQRAAVALAGEDFPEAGELLGRAEERWRGQMLAGLPLGPVLSARAETVREMRLGLVEQRAELCLATGRPGLAVALLRDHLLAHPLRERGHALLMRALCREGDVPGALAAYSAARSVLVEQLGIEPGAELRQLHQAVLNRDPALERPWAVIAPRVPGRPGSGPGKPALPRDEDDQAALPVSWLPRPAVDFTGRAEAVRGLVAAVEGANAGAAVVRVIDGMAGIGKTALAVQVATQLADRYPDAQLFVDLQGHSAGGQVDPATALVTLLRQLGVPAGRIPTEPDHRIALWRSELAARRTVLVLDNAGSSEQLAPLLPAAPGTLVLVTSRRRLLASGDAPPTSLPVLDRNEAIELLARVAGRDRVGAEPEAAAVVVRRCGYLPLAIRLVGARLAHRPGWRVVDLAQRLDRATPVLSELSAEDHTVASAFSLSYEPLHEPVRRMFRLLGLHPGEHFGLDTAAALADVPLSDAETAVAALVNHHLVEEPVAGRFRLHDLVRDYARELATSTDEPSECRSAIGRILDYYLHACLAATRAMETSSMAATLGLDQPLRPDLLSLLRADLEWPDVERETLRALVRLAAENGHPHQAWRLARVAWRFYFVRGYNDDILDTHRYGLEAARQLDDEAAIGTMYNYRAYSHIRSGDCQQAQRDLETAIEVRERIGDRHGANISRSNLAIVYWHLGKLTDSVDLHQRSLHDRRSSGQDVLPALPSVGLSLMFLGRYEEALRIHRQHLFMAHLAGSTFNVALALANIGAVRSRLGQHHLAVRYLRASLRLRERTGNRFGISFALNELGAALCGLRQLDDARRHHQLALTAAEHHGEPYSEAAALNGIGLTLAAQGRSVEAVQFHRDALTLATRISHPYEQGRALVGIAAQMEPHDPIEARRHWERALAIFRRMNVPERLDVERHLTRLATPVRAV; from the coding sequence ATGTTCCAGGTTTCGCTTCTTGGTCCCCTGGAGATCATCGCCGACGGGATGCCGTTGCTGCTCGGCCCGCCCAAGCAGCAGGTGGTGTTGGCGATGCTGGCGATGCGGCCGGGTCGGTTGGTCGGGGTGGACGAGCTGATCGATGAGTTGTGGCCGCAGAGGCCACCGACGTCCGCGGTGGCGAATACCCGGGGTTATGCGGCCAACCTGCGGCGGATGTTCGATCGGGTGGAAGCGGGGCGGGGTCTGCTGGTCCGACGTGGATCCGGGTATGAGCTTCGGCTGCCGTCGGAGGCTGTGGACCTGATCGGGTTCGTGGCGGAGTGTCAGCGGGCGGCTGTGGCGCTCGCCGGTGAGGACTTCCCCGAGGCCGGTGAGCTGCTGGGCCGGGCTGAGGAGCGGTGGCGGGGGCAGATGCTGGCCGGTCTGCCGCTGGGACCGGTGTTGTCGGCGCGGGCCGAGACCGTACGGGAGATGCGGCTTGGTCTGGTTGAGCAGCGGGCTGAGTTGTGCCTCGCGACCGGGCGGCCCGGGCTGGCCGTGGCGTTGTTGCGGGACCATCTGCTGGCTCATCCGTTGCGGGAGCGGGGCCATGCGCTGTTGATGCGGGCGCTGTGCCGGGAAGGGGACGTGCCGGGTGCCCTGGCCGCCTACAGTGCGGCCCGTTCGGTGCTGGTCGAGCAGCTCGGCATCGAGCCCGGTGCTGAGTTACGTCAGCTCCATCAGGCGGTACTGAACCGCGATCCCGCCCTGGAGCGTCCGTGGGCGGTCATCGCGCCCCGGGTGCCCGGTCGGCCGGGATCCGGACCCGGGAAGCCAGCTCTCCCAAGGGACGAGGACGACCAGGCTGCGCTTCCAGTCAGTTGGCTGCCCCGGCCGGCCGTCGACTTCACCGGTCGGGCCGAGGCCGTACGTGGGCTGGTGGCCGCCGTGGAGGGAGCGAACGCCGGCGCTGCGGTGGTGCGGGTGATCGACGGGATGGCCGGAATCGGTAAGACCGCGTTGGCCGTACAGGTAGCCACCCAGCTCGCCGACCGCTATCCCGACGCGCAGCTCTTCGTCGACCTGCAGGGACACAGCGCGGGCGGTCAGGTGGATCCGGCGACGGCGCTGGTCACCCTGCTGCGGCAGCTCGGCGTGCCCGCCGGCCGGATCCCGACCGAACCCGACCACCGGATCGCGCTGTGGCGATCGGAACTCGCCGCCCGGCGGACGGTGCTCGTGCTCGACAACGCGGGCAGCAGTGAACAGTTGGCCCCGCTGCTTCCGGCGGCACCCGGCACGCTCGTGCTGGTGACCAGCCGCCGACGACTGCTCGCCAGCGGCGATGCCCCGCCGACGTCGTTACCGGTCCTCGATCGGAACGAGGCGATCGAGCTGCTGGCGAGGGTCGCCGGCCGGGATCGGGTCGGCGCCGAGCCGGAGGCGGCAGCCGTGGTGGTACGTCGTTGCGGCTATCTTCCGCTGGCGATCCGTCTCGTGGGCGCCCGCCTCGCCCACCGACCCGGTTGGCGAGTGGTGGACCTGGCCCAACGGCTCGACCGGGCTACCCCGGTACTCAGCGAACTATCCGCGGAGGACCATACCGTCGCCAGCGCCTTCAGCCTCTCGTACGAGCCGCTCCACGAACCGGTACGCCGGATGTTCCGGTTGCTCGGCCTGCATCCGGGAGAGCACTTCGGTCTGGACACCGCAGCCGCCTTGGCGGACGTGCCGCTGTCAGATGCGGAAACCGCTGTGGCGGCCCTGGTCAACCATCATCTGGTGGAGGAACCGGTCGCCGGCCGGTTCCGGCTCCATGATCTGGTCCGCGACTACGCACGCGAACTCGCGACGTCCACGGACGAGCCAAGCGAGTGCCGGTCGGCGATCGGCCGGATCCTCGACTACTACCTGCACGCCTGCCTCGCCGCGACCCGGGCGATGGAGACGTCATCGATGGCGGCGACACTCGGTCTCGATCAACCACTGCGTCCGGATCTGCTGTCCCTGCTGAGGGCGGACCTGGAATGGCCGGATGTGGAGCGGGAGACCCTGCGTGCCCTGGTCCGCCTGGCGGCGGAGAACGGTCATCCGCACCAGGCGTGGCGGCTGGCTCGGGTGGCCTGGCGCTTCTATTTCGTTCGCGGGTACAACGACGACATCCTCGACACCCACCGCTACGGGCTTGAGGCGGCGCGTCAGTTGGACGACGAGGCGGCGATCGGAACGATGTACAACTACCGTGCGTATTCCCATATCCGCAGCGGCGACTGCCAGCAGGCACAGCGGGACCTGGAAACGGCGATCGAGGTGCGGGAGAGGATCGGCGACCGGCACGGAGCGAACATCAGCAGGTCGAATCTGGCGATCGTCTACTGGCACCTCGGCAAACTGACCGACTCGGTCGACCTCCACCAGCGCTCTCTGCACGACCGTCGATCGTCAGGCCAGGACGTGCTGCCTGCCCTACCCAGCGTCGGCCTGTCACTGATGTTTCTCGGGCGATACGAGGAAGCCCTCCGGATACACCGGCAACACCTGTTCATGGCACACCTTGCCGGGAGCACGTTCAACGTCGCCCTGGCCCTCGCCAACATCGGCGCGGTCAGGTCACGCCTCGGCCAGCACCATCTAGCGGTGCGCTACCTGAGGGCCTCGCTGCGCCTCAGGGAACGGACGGGAAACCGATTCGGGATATCGTTCGCGCTCAACGAGTTGGGAGCGGCACTCTGCGGGCTGCGACAGCTGGACGACGCCCGCAGGCACCACCAACTGGCGCTGACCGCCGCAGAACATCACGGCGAGCCGTACAGCGAGGCGGCCGCTCTCAACGGCATCGGTCTGACCCTCGCCGCCCAGGGACGTTCCGTGGAGGCCGTGCAGTTCCACCGCGATGCGTTGACGTTGGCCACCCGGATCAGTCACCCGTACGAGCAGGGACGGGCACTGGTCGGAATCGCCGCCCAGATGGAACCGCACGACCCGATCGAGGCGCGCCGACACTGGGAGCGGGCACTCGCCATCTTCCGCAGGATGAACGTGCCCGAACGGCTCGACGTCGAGCGGCACCTCACCCGCCTGGCAACCCCCGTCCGGGCTGTTTGA
- a CDS encoding FtsB family cell division protein, producing the protein MTQRRTPSGQGPARRPDRTGRTGVPRPGRAASRDPGARSEPRQGPVRASGSVRASGSTRATGAGRSADGPRSGSRPGAARRTGAARTVKRTYAQQPRRYTGRATVLAGVLVALALAYTYPVRVYLNQQSDIARIEAAQQAQRKLIGDLTQEAALWDDPEYVKIQARERFFMVLPGEVPLVVLTDREGAARDAGVVPETTQGRAPDPWYDTLWSSIQAANEPERAGQ; encoded by the coding sequence ATGACGCAGCGCCGTACACCGAGCGGCCAGGGCCCGGCCCGGCGGCCGGATCGTACCGGCCGGACCGGGGTGCCCCGGCCCGGCCGGGCCGCGTCCCGCGACCCGGGGGCCCGGTCCGAACCGAGACAGGGCCCGGTCCGGGCGTCCGGAAGTGTCCGGGCGTCCGGCTCCACCCGGGCCACTGGCGCCGGCCGGAGCGCGGACGGACCCCGGTCGGGCAGCCGGCCCGGGGCGGCCCGGCGGACCGGTGCCGCCCGGACGGTCAAGCGCACCTACGCCCAGCAGCCCCGCCGGTACACCGGGCGGGCGACGGTGCTGGCCGGAGTCCTGGTCGCGCTCGCCCTCGCCTACACCTATCCGGTCCGGGTCTACCTCAACCAGCAGTCCGACATCGCGCGGATTGAGGCGGCCCAGCAGGCGCAGCGGAAGCTGATCGGCGATCTGACCCAGGAAGCCGCGCTCTGGGACGACCCGGAGTACGTCAAGATCCAGGCACGGGAGCGGTTCTTCATGGTGCTGCCCGGCGAGGTGCCGCTCGTGGTGCTGACCGATCGCGAGGGCGCCGCCCGGGACGCCGGTGTCGTTCCGGAGACGACGCAGGGTCGCGCCCCGGATCCCTGGTACGACACCCTCTGGTCGAGCATCCAGGCCGCGAACGAGCCGGAACGGGCCGGGCAGTGA
- a CDS encoding HAAS signaling domain-containing protein: protein MTEQSGGTTVVTEQEIARYVHQVREALGDLSPAVRDELLEDLSEHLAEVAAEGGGSLVERLGPPQLYAVELRTAAGVAAPASAVNLDRRIADAVRKGRDRLRTMDSRLGPPIGYERLSEYLLLLRPAWWVLRGYLAAMLITVLLTGAPFGLLPRLGGSGLAAILLLAVTVTGSIWLGRRTDRLGQRPRWILHLGTVLLVCFGLVGFFEADGRATDGYNGYSPVYTDQYSGVQDVYVYDSEGRLLTDVRLFDQNGEPIRLGNPWCEEAQQRLQPGPDYVDPMRQPYPYCPQGAPFQVRPTAPPTLVPTASAEPTESVGPTPDATPSTNPSGPPAPTASGAVPTPTPTPTG from the coding sequence ATGACCGAGCAGAGCGGGGGCACGACCGTCGTGACCGAGCAGGAGATCGCCCGGTACGTGCACCAGGTCCGTGAGGCGCTCGGTGACCTGTCGCCGGCGGTCCGCGACGAACTCCTCGAAGACCTTTCGGAACACCTGGCCGAGGTGGCCGCCGAGGGGGGAGGCTCGCTGGTCGAGCGACTCGGCCCGCCCCAGCTGTACGCGGTCGAGCTGCGTACCGCCGCCGGGGTGGCCGCGCCGGCCAGCGCCGTCAACCTGGATCGGCGGATCGCAGATGCCGTACGCAAGGGCCGCGACCGGTTGCGCACTATGGACTCGCGGCTCGGTCCACCGATCGGGTACGAGCGGCTCAGCGAGTACCTCCTCCTGCTGCGCCCCGCCTGGTGGGTGCTCCGGGGCTACCTGGCCGCCATGCTGATCACCGTGCTGCTGACCGGTGCCCCGTTCGGCCTGCTGCCCCGGCTCGGCGGCAGCGGCCTGGCCGCGATCCTGCTGCTGGCGGTGACCGTCACCGGGTCGATCTGGCTCGGCCGGCGTACCGACCGGTTGGGTCAGCGACCCCGCTGGATCCTGCACCTCGGCACGGTGCTGCTGGTCTGCTTCGGCCTGGTCGGATTCTTCGAGGCCGACGGCCGGGCCACCGACGGCTACAACGGCTACTCGCCGGTCTACACCGACCAGTACTCCGGGGTGCAGGACGTCTACGTCTACGACAGCGAGGGCCGACTGCTGACGGACGTACGGCTCTTCGACCAGAACGGTGAGCCGATCCGGCTCGGCAACCCGTGGTGTGAGGAGGCGCAGCAGCGGTTGCAGCCCGGTCCGGACTATGTCGACCCGATGCGGCAGCCGTACCCGTACTGCCCGCAGGGTGCCCCGTTCCAGGTGCGTCCGACCGCACCGCCGACTCTTGTGCCCACCGCGTCCGCCGAGCCGACGGAGAGCGTGGGCCCGACGCCCGACGCGACGCCGTCGACCAACCCGAGCGGTCCGCCCGCACCGACTGCGTCCGGAGCCGTTCCGACTCCCACTCCGACCCCCACCGGCTGA
- a CDS encoding amino-acid N-acetyltransferase produces MTRPERESGSERVPESVPAELVVRRARTTDVRGIRELIDTYSPERRLLSKATVTLYEDVQEFWVAVDPTDATVVGCGALHVMWEDLAEIRTVAVHPGYRGRKIGWRIVTELLATARELGVSRVFCLTFETGFFASFGFVEIDGAPVPQTVFEQLLRSYDEGVAEFLGLERVKPNTLGNVRMLLRL; encoded by the coding sequence ATGACCCGTCCGGAACGGGAGTCGGGTTCGGAGCGGGTGCCGGAGTCGGTGCCGGCCGAGCTGGTCGTCCGGCGGGCCCGGACGACCGACGTACGCGGGATCCGGGAACTCATCGACACCTACAGCCCCGAGCGCCGGCTGCTCAGCAAGGCGACCGTCACGCTCTACGAGGATGTCCAGGAGTTCTGGGTCGCGGTGGACCCGACCGACGCGACGGTGGTCGGCTGCGGGGCCCTGCACGTGATGTGGGAGGACCTGGCCGAGATCCGGACCGTGGCGGTGCACCCGGGCTACCGGGGCCGCAAGATCGGTTGGCGGATCGTGACGGAGCTGCTGGCGACCGCCCGTGAGCTGGGCGTCTCCCGGGTCTTCTGCCTCACCTTCGAGACCGGGTTCTTCGCCTCCTTCGGGTTCGTCGAGATCGACGGTGCCCCGGTCCCGCAGACCGTCTTCGAACAGCTCCTCCGGTCGTACGACGAGGGGGTCGCGGAGTTCCTCGGCCTCGAACGGGTCAAGCCGAACACCCTCGGCAACGTCCGCATGCTCCTACGCCTGTAA
- a CDS encoding DUF3558 family protein: MTAALVAASVVVGGCGGDRDEPRTAESAPAATATSPTHTATPSTATAGPAATLAELARQPCRALDQQDSSRLGIIIEGSETDLDGKSCQWGVLDGLVAFTPYPTVDQTTAAEFRHLKQTKIDGRRAVAGTTSRGGCTTLVAISAKQSFRLIASPLGEEAAGSKSCPLNTTFATAILAHLG; encoded by the coding sequence ATGACTGCGGCCCTGGTCGCAGCGTCGGTGGTGGTCGGTGGTTGTGGCGGGGACCGCGACGAGCCGCGTACGGCCGAATCCGCCCCGGCTGCCACCGCGACGTCCCCCACTCACACGGCGACGCCGAGCACTGCCACTGCCGGCCCCGCCGCCACCCTCGCCGAACTGGCGCGGCAACCCTGCCGCGCCCTCGATCAGCAAGACAGCAGCAGACTCGGCATCATCATCGAAGGATCGGAGACGGACCTCGATGGCAAGTCCTGCCAATGGGGAGTCCTGGATGGACTGGTGGCCTTCACCCCGTACCCAACGGTTGACCAGACGACGGCCGCGGAGTTCCGGCACCTGAAACAGACCAAGATCGACGGTCGTCGGGCGGTCGCCGGCACCACTTCACGCGGGGGATGCACCACGCTCGTCGCGATCAGCGCCAAACAGTCGTTCCGGCTCATCGCAAGCCCGCTCGGCGAAGAGGCGGCCGGGTCGAAATCCTGTCCCCTCAACACCACCTTCGCGACAGCGATCCTCGCCCACCTGGGATGA
- a CDS encoding SDR family oxidoreductase yields MPRSAPDIDVPDLRGKLAVVTGANSGIGFGLSGRFARAGAEVILAVRNERKGAEAIAEIRARVPDAVLHLRELDLSSLASVAALGADLNRAGRPVDFLANNAGIMAPRRRAVTSDGIELQFATNYLGHFALTGHLLPLLRAAGSARVVSVSSLMSRLGRFDFDDLQSERRYQGVLAYGVSKLAQLVFARELDRRSVAAGWGIRSNAAHPGATITNLQVTGPTHGGRSVRLNQIRNRLLYLVPGVWQEIDAGILPALYAATSPDAEGAGFYGPDGFGELHGGPAPAKVPARALDDEAAARLWEVSERLSGVTYPKAHQPA; encoded by the coding sequence ATGCCACGTAGCGCACCCGACATCGACGTACCCGATCTTCGCGGCAAGCTCGCGGTCGTCACCGGAGCCAACAGCGGAATCGGGTTCGGTCTCAGTGGCCGGTTCGCCCGGGCGGGCGCGGAGGTCATCCTCGCGGTCCGTAACGAGCGGAAGGGCGCCGAGGCGATCGCCGAGATCCGTGCCCGGGTGCCCGACGCGGTCCTACACCTGCGGGAACTGGACCTCTCCTCGCTGGCCAGCGTGGCGGCGCTCGGCGCCGACCTGAACAGGGCCGGGCGGCCCGTCGACTTCCTGGCCAACAACGCCGGGATCATGGCCCCGCGTCGCCGGGCGGTCACCTCGGACGGGATCGAACTCCAGTTCGCCACCAACTATCTGGGGCACTTCGCCCTGACCGGCCACCTGCTGCCCCTGCTGCGGGCCGCCGGATCGGCCCGGGTGGTGTCGGTCAGCAGCCTCATGAGCCGCCTCGGACGGTTCGACTTCGACGACCTGCAGAGTGAACGTCGCTACCAGGGCGTGCTCGCGTACGGGGTCTCCAAGCTCGCCCAACTCGTCTTCGCCCGGGAACTCGACCGGCGCAGCGTGGCCGCCGGCTGGGGCATCCGCAGCAACGCCGCCCATCCCGGTGCGACCATCACGAATCTCCAGGTCACCGGACCCACCCACGGTGGACGGTCGGTACGGCTCAACCAGATCCGGAACCGGCTCCTCTACCTCGTGCCCGGGGTCTGGCAGGAGATCGACGCCGGCATCCTGCCCGCCCTCTACGCCGCCACCAGCCCCGACGCCGAGGGCGCCGGATTCTACGGTCCAGACGGGTTCGGCGAACTGCACGGCGGCCCGGCACCCGCGAAGGTTCCCGCCCGCGCGCTGGACGACGAGGCCGCGGCCCGGCTCTGGGAGGTCTCGGAGCGGCTCAGCGGCGTGACCTATCCGAAGGCGCACCAGCCGGCCTGA
- the eno gene encoding phosphopyruvate hydratase has protein sequence MATIEGIVAREILDSRGNPTVEVEVGLDDGTVARAAVPSGASTGAFEAIELRDGDKDRYNGKGVEKAVANIEDRIVDQLVGYEASEQRLIDQKMLDIDGTDTKSELGANAILGVSLAVAKAAASSAELSLFRYLGGPHAHLLPVPMMNILNGGAHADSNVDVQEFMVAPIGAPSFREALRCGAEVYHALKSVLKKKGLATGLGDEGGFAPDLPTNSTALDLIAEAVEKAGYRLGTDIVFAMDVAATEFFSDGTYTFEGATKSADEMTAYYHKLIDDYPIVSIEDPLAEDDWSGWANLTASIGDRIQIVGDDLFVTNPQRIARGIAERSANAVLVKVNQIGSLTETFEAVDLAHRAGFKCMMSHRSGETEDTTIADLAVAMGCGQIKTGAPARSDRVAKYNQLLRIEEELADAARYAGTSAFPRYRSV, from the coding sequence GTGGCCACCATCGAGGGAATCGTCGCTCGGGAGATTCTCGACTCGCGCGGCAACCCGACCGTCGAGGTCGAGGTCGGACTGGACGACGGTACGGTCGCCCGCGCCGCGGTGCCGTCCGGCGCGTCCACCGGAGCCTTCGAGGCGATCGAGCTGCGCGACGGTGATAAGGACCGCTACAACGGCAAGGGCGTCGAGAAGGCCGTCGCCAACATCGAGGACCGGATCGTCGACCAGTTGGTCGGCTACGAGGCCAGCGAGCAGCGGCTGATCGACCAGAAGATGCTCGACATCGACGGCACCGACACCAAGTCGGAACTCGGCGCCAACGCCATCCTCGGGGTCTCGCTGGCGGTCGCCAAGGCGGCGGCGAGCAGCGCCGAGCTGAGCCTCTTCCGCTACCTGGGCGGCCCGCACGCGCACCTGCTGCCGGTACCGATGATGAACATCCTCAACGGTGGCGCGCACGCCGACTCCAACGTCGACGTGCAGGAGTTCATGGTCGCCCCGATCGGCGCGCCCTCGTTCCGGGAGGCGCTGCGCTGCGGTGCCGAGGTCTACCACGCGCTCAAGTCGGTGCTGAAGAAGAAGGGCCTGGCCACCGGGCTCGGTGACGAGGGCGGCTTCGCGCCCGACCTGCCCACCAACTCCACCGCGCTCGACCTGATCGCCGAGGCGGTCGAGAAGGCCGGTTACCGGCTCGGCACCGACATCGTCTTCGCGATGGACGTGGCCGCCACCGAGTTCTTCTCCGACGGCACGTACACCTTCGAGGGCGCCACGAAGTCGGCGGACGAGATGACCGCCTACTACCACAAGCTGATCGACGACTACCCGATCGTGTCCATCGAGGACCCGCTGGCCGAGGACGACTGGTCCGGCTGGGCGAACCTGACCGCCTCGATCGGCGACCGGATCCAGATCGTCGGCGACGACCTGTTCGTCACCAACCCCCAGCGGATCGCCCGGGGCATCGCGGAGCGGTCCGCGAACGCCGTACTGGTCAAGGTGAACCAGATCGGCTCGCTGACCGAGACCTTCGAGGCGGTCGACCTGGCCCACCGGGCCGGCTTCAAGTGCATGATGAGCCACCGCTCCGGCGAGACCGAGGACACCACCATCGCCGACCTGGCGGTCGCGATGGGTTGTGGCCAGATCAAGACCGGGGCACCGGCCCGCTCCGACCGGGTGGCGAAGTACAACCAACTGCTGCGGATCGAGGAGGAGCTGGCCGACGCGGCGCGGTACGCCGGCACCAGCGCCTTCCCGCGTTACCGTTCGGTCTGA